Proteins encoded together in one Labilibaculum sp. DW002 window:
- a CDS encoding sensor histidine kinase, which yields MSTNKINSKKLKIISPMVLSMLLLITFVGYWLYNQYYHEKKNLQSNLSSLYHSTNQDAGFILYYKNILKPALNFTDTTNYSKLNIIADKTSVKKKKEYIIALNKFIKSNEKHYTKLFNTIDSKLMVPDSLDKNWFYDIYRIGYKYQIYSTSRINPNQQVTTDTSYQFFQNLFLRKLNKKFTDIKIKKEEEIENLNSDNLNKIKSQLFKRGKLGILLYRNGSAKPKVLLFDNYFLYLISIILPQIIFALVLIGFSIFALVFAYRSYLTQMRLNLLRSDFISNITHELKIPVATAKTALEAILNFGISDDKEKTKSYLKMVALEMNRLDKLTTRVLEHSRLETRQHLLHKEVTNLNDFIDRIRNSVQMIYPDSVKINYENPSEIITLPIDQVYIEGVIRNLIDNSIKYGGKGVNIKAKLWQNENQVFISIEDNGPGIAKEYIDKVFDQFFRVPIGNQHNVKGFGLGLSFAALVMQQHNGKISVENLKEKGCRFTLKFTRS from the coding sequence ATGAGTACAAATAAAATAAATAGTAAAAAACTCAAGATTATTTCTCCAATGGTTTTGAGTATGCTTTTGTTGATCACCTTTGTTGGTTATTGGCTGTACAATCAGTATTACCACGAAAAAAAGAATCTCCAAAGTAATCTTAGTAGCCTATATCATAGTACGAATCAGGATGCTGGATTCATTTTGTATTACAAAAACATATTAAAACCAGCCTTAAATTTTACCGACACTACGAATTATAGCAAACTAAATATTATTGCTGATAAAACTAGTGTGAAAAAAAAGAAGGAATATATTATCGCCTTAAATAAGTTTATCAAATCAAACGAAAAGCACTATACCAAGCTATTTAATACTATTGATAGCAAACTAATGGTACCTGATAGCTTAGATAAAAATTGGTTCTATGATATTTACCGTATTGGTTATAAATATCAGATTTATTCTACTTCAAGAATAAACCCTAATCAACAAGTCACCACTGATACCAGTTATCAATTCTTTCAGAATTTATTCTTGCGAAAACTAAATAAAAAGTTCACGGACATCAAGATAAAAAAAGAAGAAGAGATCGAAAATTTAAATTCGGATAATTTAAATAAGATAAAAAGTCAATTGTTCAAAAGAGGTAAACTGGGCATACTTCTGTATCGAAATGGTAGCGCTAAACCAAAAGTTCTCCTTTTCGACAACTATTTTCTCTACCTAATTTCAATTATACTGCCTCAAATTATATTTGCTTTGGTACTAATAGGCTTCTCTATTTTTGCTTTGGTTTTTGCTTATCGAAGTTATTTAACGCAAATGAGATTGAATCTCTTGCGATCCGATTTTATCAGTAATATTACTCATGAACTAAAGATTCCTGTAGCAACGGCTAAGACTGCTTTGGAAGCAATTCTAAATTTTGGAATTAGCGATGACAAGGAGAAAACCAAATCATACCTTAAGATGGTAGCTCTAGAAATGAATCGTCTAGACAAGCTAACCACAAGAGTTTTGGAACACTCAAGATTGGAAACTCGCCAGCATCTATTGCACAAAGAAGTAACCAACTTAAACGATTTTATCGATCGAATTAGAAATTCTGTTCAAATGATTTATCCTGATTCTGTAAAAATCAATTATGAGAATCCTTCCGAGATAATTACATTGCCTATTGATCAGGTTTATATTGAAGGTGTAATTCGCAATCTTATTGACAATAGCATTAAATATGGCGGCAAAGGCGTAAATATCAAAGCGAAATTATGGCAAAATGAAAATCAGGTTTTTATTTCGATTGAAGACAATGGACCTGGAATCGCAAAAGAATATATCGATAAAGTTTTTGATCAATTTTTTAGAGTACCAATAGGGAATCAGCATAATGTTAAAGGATTTGGTCTTGGCTTAAGCTTTGCAGCTTTGGTAATGCAACAACACAATGGGAAAATATCTGTAGAAAATTTGAAAGAAAAAGGCTGCAGATTCACGTTAAAATTCACACGGTCTTGA
- a CDS encoding response regulator transcription factor, protein MKTKILYIEDEPNLGKIVYDTLLLRDFDVVWEKDGGLVMPHFESFNPDLCVLDIMLPNLDGYSLCEQIRSKYPSLPIIFLTAKTETADLVKGFEAGGTDYMRKPFSIEELIARIQNQLQLLQVSVKEKSISDLDFSEQIEIGKYAYFPKQYELKAPSGSIKLSSREGDLLHFLVGNGNHISQRKEILLKIWGDDSFFNSRNLDVYIKKLRNYFKEDSNVEIQTLRGKGYLFIVKNQQ, encoded by the coding sequence TTGAAAACAAAAATACTTTATATTGAAGATGAACCCAATTTAGGTAAAATCGTTTACGATACTTTATTGCTTCGTGATTTTGATGTGGTTTGGGAAAAAGATGGTGGGCTAGTTATGCCTCATTTCGAAAGTTTTAATCCTGATTTGTGTGTACTTGACATTATGCTCCCAAATTTAGATGGCTATTCTCTTTGCGAGCAAATAAGAAGCAAATATCCTAGCTTGCCAATTATCTTTTTAACAGCAAAAACTGAAACAGCCGATTTGGTAAAAGGATTTGAGGCTGGTGGTACTGATTATATGCGAAAGCCTTTTAGCATTGAAGAATTAATTGCACGTATCCAAAATCAATTGCAATTGCTTCAGGTCAGTGTTAAAGAGAAGTCCATTTCAGATCTCGATTTTTCAGAACAGATCGAAATTGGGAAATACGCATATTTCCCAAAGCAATACGAATTAAAGGCTCCTTCCGGAAGCATCAAACTATCGAGCAGAGAAGGTGATTTATTGCACTTTTTAGTAGGCAATGGCAACCATATTTCCCAGCGCAAAGAAATTTTATTAAAAATTTGGGGCGATGATTCCTTTTTCAACTCTCGAAACCTAGATGTTTACATCAAAAAACTTAGAAACTATTTTAAAGAAGATTCTAATGTGGAAATTCAGACTCTAAGGGGAAAAGGATATTTGTTTATCGTTAAAAATCAGCAATAA